Within Topomyia yanbarensis strain Yona2022 chromosome 2, ASM3024719v1, whole genome shotgun sequence, the genomic segment TGCTTGAAGTTCCAATCTTGGAATTGACACGAACCGCAATGGGGCTACCCGTGTCTTCGCTCCGATAAGCGCACACTTCACTTCACCATTCTCCTCAAACCGCAGATACGCAACAGCAGCATACCCATTCTCCGACGCGTCTACGAACACATGAAGTTGTATCACGTTCTGCTCTCCTACGCCGGTCTTTATTCGATAGCACCTCGGTACCTTGACATTTTCCACCTGCGGGAGGACTCGCAACCAGGTTTTCCACTTCTCGTGCTGCTCGGACTTAATCTGATCGTCCCAATTAACGCCACTTCGCCGGATTTCCTGAAGTAGTATTTTGAGGAACATTAGGAAGTGTGCCAATAATCCCAGGGGGTCGTAGATCATCATCAGAGTACTCAAGACCTGCCTCTTGGTTGGTATTATACGAGCTTGGAGTAAGTCGGAGCTAATTCGCGGCGATACTTTGAATGTAAACGTATCCGTAGCAGTGCACCACCACATGCCGAGAACTTTCTCCGTTCCCATCTCATTCGATAGGTTTAAGCTTTTCTCACCCGGCCTGGCTTCTAGCTCTCGCAGCACTCTTTGTGAGTTTGATAGCCAGTTGCGTATTTCAAACCCGGCCTCTGCATGAACGTAGCGAACATTCTTCGCAAGTTGCACCGCATCTTCTTCCGACTCCTCACTAGACAGCATGTCGTCGACATAATGTTCTTTGACAATTGCCTCAGCCGCCCTCGGAAACTGTTTCTGGAATCGTTGCGCATTATGATTCTTCACATACTGCGCGCAGCTCGGTGAACAGCTAGCCCCGAATGTCATCACTTTCATTGCGTAGACGTCTGGACTACGATCTTGCTCACCATCACGCCACAGAAACCTCTGACATTGTTGGTCGTTCCTGTTCACCGAAATTTGGTGGAACATTTCCCGAATATCACCTGTAACGGCAACTCGATATTCTCGGAAACGGCGTAGGACAGAGGGAAGAGAACTAAGTTGATCCGGACCAGTTAGCAGGAAAGTGTTAAGAGATACTCCTGCAACCTTTGCAGCTGCGTCCCATACTATGCGAAGTTTCCCTGGTTTGTTAGGATTCACGACGGGGAATATGGGAAGATACCAGACTCGTGGAAATTCTTTCGACAGGTGACTTTTATTCAGTTTCTCAATATATCCGCTGCACTCGTAATCTCTGATTTTCTGCTTCAACACCTCAGCTAGTTCCGGTTCGCGCTGCATTCGCTTCTCCAAACATATCAGTCGTCGCATGGCCATCATTTTACTGTCCGGTAGTCGGACATCGTCATACCGCCAAAGCAGTCCTGTTTCGTATCGTTTTTCCTTCACATGTGTCAGAGAATCTAGCAGCTGCTTCGCTCGTTCATCGTCTTTCGACAAAGGTGGTTTGATAGGATTCATTACTCTAACGCTGTCTAATGAGAAGAATGCTTTCATCGCACCATGTAGTTCGGTATCGTTCCGCTCGCAACACGGGCACACATGAAAGCTGTGGTGTGCTGTAAAGTCCGTCTCTGATTGTGGTGCCATAGAGCAGGGGCCGAATACTGTCCAGCCCAAAAGCGTTCTGGTGGCGATTGGTTCGTTGAATCCTCCTTCTCTGCTATCTAGCGCGTGACCCAACCGGCAGTTGTCCATTCCTATCAGTATCTGCGGTCGAATATTGCGGTAGGAGTCAGCCGGCAAATTTTCCAAGTGTTGATAATGTTGCTCTAGTTCCTTCATCGCGAGAGTTTGACGAGGTAAAGCGAGACTCTGTACTGTGTGCACTTTAGAAATCCGGTATCTGCTCGAATCGTTTGTTCCAGAAATCTGCAACGGCAGCACCACGGAGTTCGTTTCCTGGCGCTGATGATCTGCCGTCCAACCAAGGCACAAGGGATGCGGTTTGCCTTCAATATTAAGTTCCTTCAGTAAGCTATGTTCCATCAGCGTTACTGATGAACCCTCATCTAAAAAGGCAAAGATGCGTACAGTCTTTCCTCGCCCATGAAGAAGCACTgggatgtatcgaaaaagaaCCTTGCTAACTTTGTTGACGTGGATGTTGCAAATTTCGTTAGGCGTCTCTGCACCAGCCCGAGGAATCGATAATTGTGTGCTCTCATTTCGCTGGTATCTGAAATCATCGTGTAGCAGTTTGTGATGCATGTACGAACAACCGTTTCTTCCACAAGCTTCTTTTACTGAACAGGCTCCGAAATGCTTAACCAGGCACTTCCTGCAGAGTTTGTTCTGCTTTAGTGCCGTCCATCGTGCCCCGACACCTAGTTCTTGGAACTTCTTACACGAAGCTACACTGCTGCATCCCCCTAGACAAATTACACACTGCTTGTTGTATGATTTCGGAGACTCTATTGAGCTCGATGCCTGACCAGAACTAGTTTCGAGATGAACGTGGACCTCTTCCTTTCGACTACGCTTCTCTGGTTTGCCGGTGTATATACTAATTGACGACGGAACCGTAACTACACATGCTGCTTCCACAAGCGTACCCAACCAGGTACTGAAGTCTGACAGTGTGATTCCTTGTAAAGATTGTCGGTGTTTCGCCCAATCGAGCCTAATGGTTGGTGATAATCTTTCAACAAGCTCTTGGAGAAGTGCTACATTGCACAGATGCTCGTTCAATCCACAAGCCACTATCGTTGCACACATGTTCTGGACTGCGACACCGAAATCAATCAGAGTTTCCAATTTCTCCGTCTTCGGTGCAGGCATCTCCCGAATCTTGCACACTAGCGAGTGTACGATAATCTCTGGACGACCGAATAGCGTACGTAGCGTATGAATAACACCTTCAAGCCCAGCTGGATATAGTAATCGGCTTCTTACCACCTCGAGAGCTTTATCTTTTAAAGATCGCTGAAGTCTGAGCAGATTTTCTTTGTCACTAAAACCGCACATCTTGGTGGTGCTTTCATAAGTGGCGATAAACAGAGGCCACTCCTCAGGATTGCCAGTGAAGATGGGCAGTTCCTTTGCCACTGCATGCCTCGCTGCAAGCTGACTTCTACTTAGTTCGTGAGACGGTGCTTCTGATGGAACGTCAGAATGATGATTCTGCTCGAATGGATCCGCATCGACGTTCAAACCACTGCTATTTCTCTGCATTTGGTCACGAGTGCTGATTTCCATCGCTCTTAATCTTCCTTCAAGACGCTTCGTATCTAGACTCTGCTTTTTCGCCATCTCCTGAAGCCGTTTGTCCATTCGCTCGAGCACCTGACACATATCCGTCGCCACGCGTTTCTCATTTCCTAGCGTAGTGGAATTCGCACTAGGTGGCGGCACAGCCGGCGGGGCAAACAACTCATCTCGAACTTGTTGCTCTTTCTTCTCCAGGCGGCGTTGGAACTGGTGCTGCAAATCATTAACCGCATTCTTCAACTCGCGATCCTTCTCCTGAAGCATTTTCTCATATGTCTGCTGCTGTTCATCGAACCTACGTTCCATATCTGCCATTTGCTTCCGAAATTCCAAGACTAACTTCTTTTGCTGCTCTTGGGTGCCTTCCGTCTGTTGATTTGTTCCTCCTGGCACTGGAACCGTTAAAAGGGTCGGAGTGACCTGAGCTGTCCGCCTTTTTTCGCACGATGAACAATTCCAGTCGACTTCCTCGATCCCTTCGTCAACGCCCACGCACCTAAAATGGAACCATCTACCGCAGTCGTCGCAGCATACCATCCGACTGTCGTCCGGATCATCGCACACACCACAACTCACACCCGGTTTCAGCACATTTTCTCGCCCCTTCTTGGACATTGTTGAAGCCTCCCCGATCGCGAACTAAAcggattttttaaaatgttgcaaTTTGCAACGAATAAAGTAACTGATTTCCGATTTCTTGAAACGACGTGTATTTCAGCGCACTCAGCGACGATAATTGCGCGACGATTAAAAAATCCGTTTAGTGTCTCTTCTGTGTTTGTTCTCCTTTACGTTTAGTTCGTAGATCGGTGGTGGGTAAGCTTTTTTCGAACGCTCGCTTGATCGTTTGATTTAGTTTGCTTGTTTCCGTAGATATTAAGATAGCAACTAAGTGTCAATTAAGGACTTGTACGAACTGCTCTATTTAAGTTTAgggatgaatgcagtaccgcaTGTACTAACTGAACTGTGATTAATTTCAGGCAGAGCATCCAATTTAGGTTTTAATTAGCGTTATACAATTGTAGATTAAGAATTTTAACTAGCTCATAAGTAAttttaggtttaggtttagaaATGTTAACTTCACGATCTGTTTACTTCTTTTATCTCTTCTTCACCCTCACTGACCTTTTATCTACCTCTCCTCGTTCATACTTGCGCCAGCGGCGTCCTAAATAAAGGGGTGATGACGTGGAAAAGATGTTTAATATAGGTGTGCCCCATCGTTGTGTTTGGATGTATGGTGCGGCGCAATGAGCAGTTGCGACAGGTGGATTAATACAGGTTTTTAttgtaaggtttaaaaagcatcaaaagcctggcctgtaatGTATTGGctctgtgtgggactcacgttcgtgcaTAGCCACTAAAAACAATCCTTTTCAAACCCTTCTTCCCCCCGGAACTacgtcaaggtattacttcgtggggggggggggggatcgttgtgctttcgtcgcacctttttcttttgctctatctcggagcctcacttggttcatggaatggttcgacctatgagctttgctttaactctcgattcttctcttacttcttgtctccatctattaggTCGCCATTAGCTCTCGTTCCCGTGAGCCGGTTAGGTGTTGATTCCTTGAGCTATTTAGCTCAAGTTTCCGTAAGTCATTCAACTTTCGGCCCACTCACGATCTACCTGGATAGGGCCCAACGGcaaactcaccctactccgaccgatagttccccgacggggCAATtccccccgacaccgatacccgccatttagctcccagctttgttGAGATCAACTCAGATATCTGACTGAGAGCTCCCCGTCAAGGGAATTTCTTTCGTTGCCGGAGTTTGTTTCGTAAGcaaattagctccccttttgtCCTGAATCAATCGGGTAGTTCACGGTGGCGAATCTCGACCCCCTTAAAGAAaatttaaagtaaataatcagaaagggttgtGTGGCTATACCTAGgaactaaagaaaaatattttaagagcttcggtttattaaaaagaatgaaaaatatatgtcccgatttcgtCAATGTAccgttttatcagcttaaaattcatcAAGGGACTGATAAacacgggtcttcactgtaatacatattcaaataggttcaacattaattggatttgcgggtctagatcactaacgaCCAACCAATGTTGCTTGTTCCTAAGCGTATTTCACAACCCCTTTTTTCCAGCGAGCTCctaaccgatttttataaacttgatttcaactgaaagatataatactttcATTGActactattaaatttcattcggtaccgacttttggttccggagttacagcgTGGTTAacgcggtcacataggaatttctcatataaaccggtacaatcagtatacctcataggttaaaaatctattgaaattaacatcaaattatcttgattcgctggcctagatcactgaCGGCGAATCAAAGATTCCCTGAAtaaattgtccactatcgaaaaTTCCGGAAGTCTCGGGTTCTGGACATATTCCAGAACGGTGATgattgaaccaattttcactaacctagtctcaaatggaacgtATAATATTCAGTTTGGTGTTGCACCCTGCCATCCACCGCTCTCCCTCTTTCCTCCCACACCCCTCCTCAACaccgcatttcaaaatatgttaacatgaagacatCATTGATCTTACGCTGATTAAGCTCATTACATATtatatatttgtttgtttaaagAGTGTCAGCGTCGATATggtgctcatcaggttcgtggcagtcttgcactcatatatacttaccaagagTAGtaagaatttatttatttatttatttcgtcaatcgatgtagacaTGTATAGTTACAGGAATAGTAACATTTTTTCTTAATTACTAAATTATATATACGTCATTTTATTATGAATAAAGCAATTTCAACTTATACAGAATCATTTTCTtatgcgttagaatttcttttatgtataaaatattgtgttagttttagtttggacattgtaaaatcaattgattcgCAATATTGGTTATAAATagccatcattcgatttatgggaccaaattttgcatagtttgtacGATGTGGAGTTATTGAATATATACTTCGATTGCGTAGCTGTcgagaaggtgcataaaagttcaatttggataaaatttcagctgaatcaatacgatgcgagacgatattattaatgaacgaaagcattgcaaattcacgacgttccttcaatgtttgtatattgataagcatgcagcgtgcttcataagacgGCAGGGGAAATGCTGTCCAGCCTAGTTTACGGAGGgtaaataatatgaattgtttttgtacaGATTCTATCCTTTCTTCATGtatgcttgaaaaagggcaccaaacgatgctgcaatattccaatatcgacctaacataagcaatatataatgttttgattgtatacggatctacaaaatgataactaaagcgttttataaaactgagcatgttgttagctttgtgaataattgtgttataattaTCAATAACATTTAACCTGGAATCTGATATAACGCCTAAgtccctaattctttcacattttgcaATAGTCTGACTTCCTAAGCTAATCacaacattcggtgtttgtcgttttcgactaaaggtgattgaattgcattttttcacgtTTAGCTGTAGGAGGCTTTTTTGATACAACGTGTGAAAAACtagaatttcgttttggaatgtatTAATATTCTCGGCATTTTTTATCTCCAAGTAATgtttcatgtcatctgcatagattaatactttcagttttttgagaataaaggagatatcgttcacatataaaataaacaatagagggcctaaatgagagccttgtggaactcctgaggtgacttcaattggattagattgctttcctttgaatttgattatATGTTGGCGGTTGGATAGATATGATAGGATTcccatctttttgcctttctcatataaagaaaggctatgcaatcactgtaaaaatcgactgttttaaccgaggcccggtgggccgagtgtcatacaccattcgattcagttcgtcgagatcggcaaatgtctgtgtgtgtatgtatgtgtgtgtgtcatttaaactcacacaattttctcagagatggctgaaccgattttcgcaaacttagtttcatctgaaaggtataacgctcccataggctgctattgaacttttagttgatccgacttccggttccggagttacgggttgaagaatgcggtcacacagcaaattcttatataaactggtaccaccatgatgttcaattgatgtaaaacatattaaaattgatgtaacattactctagtttgcgggtctggatcactaatgatcaatcaaagcagctttgaccacatcagtcacctatgacggttcatgacgccctcggggaacccgccaagttcctaagctaatatcacacccattccacaacgaattctctaccgatttttacaaacttgatttcaaatgaaagatacagtaataccattcattgctgctgaatttcattcggttctgactcttgcttccggagttacaggggtgttagttaggatacactggaatttctcatataaatcggtacaatcgtaatacctcagaggctaaaaactattgaaatggtcaccaaattacttctaatcgaagatctagatcactgattgccaatcaaacattctttgaatatattgttcactatcgacgattccggaattccgggcatattccacaattaaagtcacatcggttcttcggtgatgactgaaccgattttctcaaaccaagtctcaaatggaaggcaaaatatgcagttgagtattgcgtcgccgcccctccccccgccttgcccttacacctccctccttcataactcacgcccgcatttccttcatccaccccgtgtaccgaaataagatgaaggatttctgacgcatcctccactcccactctactaacccccccattccctccactttcaaacccattcgaccaacatttcaaaatataatcacatgaagataacattgaactcatgctgattaagctaattaagtattattcttttgcccttctcatatagaaaggttatgcaattgctccaaaaaccgactttctaaccgaggctccggagggccgagtctcatataacattcgactcagtttgccgagatcgcaaaatatctgtgtgtatgtatgtgtgtatgtatgcatgtatgtatgtatgtatgtatgtatgtatgtatgtatgtatgtatgtatgtatgtatgtatgtatgtatgtatgtatgtatgtatgtatgtatgtatgtatgtatgtatgtatgtatgtatgtatgtatgtatgtatgtatgtatgtatgtacgtatgtatgtatgtatgtatgtatgtatgtatgtatgtatgtatgtatgtatgtatgtatgtatgtatgtatgtatgtatgtatgtatgtatgtatgtatgtatgtatgtatgtatgtatgtatgtatgtatgtatgtatgtatgtatgtatgtatgtatgtatgtatgtatgtatgtatgtatgtatgtatgtatgtatgtatgtatgtgtgtatgtgcggatttgttaacaaaatgtccacatcggtttctcggagatggctgaaccgatttttacaaaccaagattcaaatgaaaggtataatattcccataggttgctattgaatttcattttcaaccgacatcttgtttcggattacgagttgaagagtatggttacaaaacaaaatttgttgatttgtccacatcggtttctcggaattttctgaaccgattttgacaaacttgattttaaatgaaaggtccatcagctactgttgaattttgtgtggatccgagttctggttcctgaattacagcaaatcccgattctaactaattctgcgatgaatgtaaaaaggtgaatttttttccaaaatgtaaacacaactgttgaatttgtagatctaggtcaccaactgCTTTACTAAAATCTGTGTAAAGTGCTTCCGCGTAGtttccattgtccattgcaatcagtgagaaattaataaattctagtaaatttgttgaGGTCGATCGACCTTTGAAGAAGGCATGCTGgaggttagtaattctgttttttatttgatgaaatattttttcgttaatggttgattcaaaaagtttcggaatgctggatattatggctattccacgataattgcgaacgtcagattttttttccagATTTATATATGGGTACTAAGAAAGAGCTCTTCCATGTTCTGGGGAACTCTCCAGACTGTAAAGACATATTAAAAAGCCAGAACAATGGAGTTGtaagtttttcataaataatggtggaattccatcagggccagcaccttttgatgaatccaaaagctttagagcattgaaaatgtcctcaACTATGACATTACTGACGTCAATATCCATAGGAAATTCcggaagaaaagcaaaataatcgcgattgcggtcttgttcagaaaaagttgtaagtatttcttggaagaatgttgcaaataggttgcagatttttTCCTGGCTATTATGTACGTTGtcgtccaagtgcattgttgatgggaaattgtctgatttttatttagttttgacccagtgcagaatctatggccatATTTAGATTATCGCAGATGTCGAGATATTGTTCCAAGTGctcattattttgatttttcttatatagcttgtgggctttttgttttgtttataatTAGCCTGTTATACCAAATAAGATGCTTTGAGCTACCGTGTCGTCTTTTTTACTTAATAGGTACCTTTTCatgaataatttcgaaaattattttgtaaaatatgtCCATGGTTTCAATGTTCGTTTCATTCCTAAGAGTCTTTTGCCAGTCTACACTACCTACCTTCCGTCTAATATTGTCATAGTTGGCTTCATGGTACTCAAAGACTTCTTCAAAGTCATAGTCATAGGGTACTTGATTTTCATGTATGAACAAAGAAAACTCAATAGcagcttcatttttccacaaaggagccaaagattcagatacacagatATCTTCCTgagtgtttgtaaataaaaggtcaagatagcaattgtgttgattttttacatgatttatttgatttaatccAATGCTGGCAGTTTTGTCAAAGATGAAatgcaatgtttcgttttctcctacgactgggattaaaatattttcattttcagaatcCGGAATAAAGTCGGCATTGCGCTGGTTAAAatctccgtaaatgtgaactttaacctcggctggatgttcaaataaaatttgttcagtAATTTTGAAAAGGCTTCGTACGATgttatattagcatgctctggtgggaaatatacagaagcaaaaacatgtatttcgCCTGAGATGTCCGCTTTAACCtacacatgttcaaattccttaaacttcactgtgggaagaatttcagaattaaattgagccgaaatGCCTATAACAGCTCCGCCATcagacttcttttgagattctagaagatttcggtcgtctctgaatacgttaaaATCACTACCAAAAATTTCCTCACTTTTTATGCTATCGTTCCAACTTTTTTCAGTGCCTAGAATAACAGAATAAGATGAGCTCAATAC encodes:
- the LOC131681070 gene encoding uncharacterized protein LOC131681070 — protein: MSKKGRENVLKPGVSCGVCDDPDDSRMVCCDDCGRWFHFRCVGVDEGIEEVDWNCSSCEKRRTAQVTPTLLTVPVPGGTNQQTEGTQEQQKKLVLEFRKQMADMERRFDEQQQTYEKMLQEKDRELKNAVNDLQHQFQRRLEKKEQQVRDELFAPPAVPPPSANSTTLGNEKRVATDMCQVLERMDKRLQEMAKKQSLDTKRLEGRLRAMEISTRDQMQRNSSGLNVDADPFEQNHHSDVPSEAPSHELSRSQLAARHAVAKELPIFTGNPEEWPLFIATYESTTKMCGFSDKENLLRLQRSLKDKALEVVRSRLLYPAGLEGVIHTLRTLFGRPEIIVHSLVCKIREMPAPKTEKLETLIDFGVAVQNMCATIVACGLNEHLCNVALLQELVERLSPTIRLDWAKHRQSLQGITLSDFSTWLGTLVEAACVVTVPSSISIYTGKPEKRSRKEEVHVHLETSSGQASSSIESPKSYNKQCVICLGGCSSVASCKKFQELGVGARWTALKQNKLCRKCLVKHFGACSVKEACGRNGCSYMHHKLLHDDFRYQRNESTQLSIPRAGAETPNEICNIHVNKVSKVLFRYIPVLLHGRGKTVRIFAFLDEGSSVTLMEHSLLKELNIEGKPHPLCLGWTADHQRQETNSVVLPLQISGTNDSSRYRISKVHTVQSLALPRQTLAMKELEQHYQHLENLPADSYRNIRPQILIGMDNCRLGHALDSREGGFNEPIATRTLLGWTVFGPCSMAPQSETDFTAHHSFHVCPCCERNDTELHGAMKAFFSLDSVRVMNPIKPPLSKDDERAKQLLDSLTHVKEKRYETGLLWRYDDVRLPDSKMMAMRRLICLEKRMQREPELAEVLKQKIRDYECSGYIEKLNKSHLSKEFPRVWYLPIFPVVNPNKPGKLRIVWDAAAKVAGVSLNTFLLTGPDQLSSLPSVLRRFREYRVAVTGDIREMFHQISVNRNDQQCQRFLWRDGEQDRSPDVYAMKVMTFGASCSPSCAQYVKNHNAQRFQKQFPRAAEAIVKEHYVDDMLSSEESEEDAVQLAKNVRYVHAEAGFEIRNWLSNSQRVLRELEARPGEKSLNLSNEMGTEKVLGMWWCTATDTFTFKVSPRISSDLLQARIIPTKRQVLSTLMMIYDPLGLLAHFLMFLKILLQEIRRSGVNWDDQIKSEQHEKWKTWLRVLPQVENVKVPRCYRIKTGVGEQNVIQLHVFVDASENGYAAVAYLRFEENGEVKCALIGAKTRVAPLRFVSIPRLELQAAIIGARLANDVMETHKLKPTQRFFWSDSRDVLCWINSDHRKYSQFVAVRVSELLEMTEPNEWNWIPSKLNVADDATKWQKLPDLSPESRWFRGLEFLWMSRNQWPVTMSPIGQTEEEKRLHVLHHSVQRSLFRWEDFSKWNKLMRVVAFVKRYPANLIRKLAGKPIATGPLTQLELKEAELFILKQTQDAEFAADIERLKKPNPVPWKRVIPKSSTLYGLSPTLDEDGLLRMKGRIDACEFAEECTKRPILLPKRHPITDLIIMSIHQQYCHMNHQTVLNEVRRRFYVPQLRSVYRQLSAGGLKNGGVLITCLTVRAVHLEVAHSLTTDSCILAIRNFIARRGTPVEIISDRGTNFIGASRELKEALQQVNQDQMMKHFVTTETKWSFNPPASPHFGGAWERLVQTVKKALKHTQLTRTPTDEILRNMLSEVELIVNSRPLLELPQDDELSSALTPNHFLLGSSDGSKPPIAFDDSSYALKQSWKMSQVYANKFWRRWVAEYLPSLTRRTKWFQRVKPVAEGDIVVIVDETLPRNCWPKGRVVRAIQSKDGQVRRALVQTTTGVLERPAVKLAVLDVGATVSTSNQ